The following coding sequences lie in one Fusarium poae strain DAOMC 252244 chromosome 1, whole genome shotgun sequence genomic window:
- a CDS encoding hypothetical protein (TransMembrane:1 (n5-12c18/19o500-520i)): MKRNVLAVMAIVNGLAQANRFSWQSEAETDVGKHEHKFQDVDPLLNTWDDDKKEEEKKQSEADYEKLKLLKEKLKTEEEEEEEEEEEETTAVKENKKEYEHDKNKHYNHGYNKEHHDYKDDPKTHKTYDHYKPTITGHHKHHDDHYDVYDYKKPTIVDGKKYDYVHEPITKYHTYTKIHEPVVKPGCYGDKCDRKPCNKCGDDWAQPGCWHCKNHEGEVTKTTEYAPEKTDDKYHGAKTYTHKGVTVIVPKETKAPEAPKIEKPKEQPKKEEKYEDICRKVTKGHGEHKYEETICDRVKHQKEHPKVYVEPKKEEKYEDICRKVTKGHGQHKHEETICDRIKYQKEEKPKVYVEPKKENICDKIKGCPAPAPAPQPHYPKVKPNPIPAPQPYYPKVEPAPVPAPQPYYPKVEPVPVPAPAPAPAPQYPKVEPVPIPAPQPQPQYPKVEPIPAPAPQPKPEEIKPVPVPAPVPVNPEQVSPKGKGFEEAPRVPLTVSKSGASLNTVSIVGTIVVGIVGAMLL; encoded by the coding sequence ATGAAGCGCAACGTCTTGGCCGTCATGGCCATTGTCAACGGTCTTGCCCAGGCCAACCGCTTCTCCTGGCAGAGCGAGGCTGAGACCGATGTTGGCAAGCATGAGCACAAATTTCAGGACGTCGATCCCCTTCTTAATACTTGGGATGATGataagaaggaggaagagaagaagcagtCCGAGGCAGACTacgagaagctcaagctcctGAAGGAAAAGTTGAAgactgaagaggaagaggaagaggaggaggaggaggaggagacgaCCGCGGTCAAGGAGAACAAGAAGGAGTACGAGCACGACAAGAACAAGCATTACAACCATGGATACAACAAGGAACATCACGACTATAAGGATGATCCCAAAACACACAAGACTTATGATCACTACAAACCTACTATCACAGGACACCACAAGCATCATGACGACCACTATGATGTCTACGACTACAAGAAGCCCACCATTGTTGATGGTAAGAAGTACGACTACGTCCACGAGCCCATCACCAAGTATCACACCTACACTAAGATCCATGAGCCCGTGGTCAAGCCCGGCTGCTATGGTGATAAGTGTGATCGCAAGCCCTGCAACAAGTGTGGTGATGACTGGGCTCAACCCGGCTGCTGGCACTGCAAGAACCACGAGGGCGAGGTGACCAAGACTACCGAGTATGCTCCTGAGAAGACTGATGACAAGTACCATGGTGCCAAGACCTACACACACAAGGGTGTGACTGTCATCGTCCCCAAGGAGACCAAAGCTCCTGAAGCTCCCAAGATCGAGAAGCCCAAGGAGCAGcctaagaaggaggagaagtaCGAGGACATCTGCCGCAAGGTCACCAAGGGTCACGGAGAGCACAAGTACGAAGAGACCATTTGTGACAGGGTCAAGCACCAGAAGGAACACCCCAAGGTCTACGTCGAGcctaagaaggaggagaagtaCGAAGACATCTGCCGCAAGGTCACCAAGGGCCATGGACAGCACAAGCATGAGGAGACTATTTGTGACAGAATCAAGTAccagaaggaggagaagcccAAGGTCTATGTTGAGCCCAAGAAGGAGAACATTTGCGACAAGATCAAGGGCTGCCCCGCCCCCGCTCCCGCTCCTCAACCTCATTACCCCAAGGTCAAGCCTAACCCTATTCCTGCTCCTCAACCTTATTATCCTAAGGTCGAGCCTGCTCCTGTTCCTGCTCCTCAACCTTATTATCCTAAGGTCGAGCCTGTCCCTGTCCCTGCTCCCGCTCCCGCTCCCGCTCCCCAGTACCCCAAGGTTGAACCAGTTCCCATTCCCgctcctcaacctcaacctcagTACCCCAAGGTTGAGCCTATCCCAGCCCCGGCTCCCCAGCCCAAGCCTGAGGAGATCAAACCAGTTCCCGTCCCTGCTCCAGTTCCTGTGAACCCTGAACAGGTTTCGCCCAAGGGCAAGGGCTTTGAGGAGGCTCCTCGAGTTCCCTTGACAGTCTCCAAGTCCGGAGCCAGCCTCAACACAGTCTCCATTGTCGGCACCATTGTTGTCGGTATTGTTGGTGCCATGCTCCTTTGA
- a CDS encoding hypothetical protein (TransMembrane:2 (i204-220o226-244i)~BUSCO:49923at5125), which yields MLLVRIKETRNESCDDIDKFKDQAWEKIPLLANQGEFATGEKLLGTIQATPHRTVSYDAANKPPRRGSIYLNMPERNTGEGAAGARRRRSSSILQVYHEPPETLEQISDQAALPNLNANWTNAKGAWTIHIVLILAAKIIFDAIPGVSQETSWTLTNMSYMFGSYIMFHHVRGVPFDFNSGAFDNLNMWEQIDNGAQYTPTKKFLLSVPIALFLVSTHYTHYDLTYFTINLLAVLGVVIPKLPFSHRMRFGLFSGIPEE from the exons ATGCTTCTCGTTCGTATCAAGGAGACGCGAAATGAAAGCTGTGATGATATCGATAAGTTCAAAGACCAGGCTTGGGAGAAAATTCCTCTGCTAGCCAATCAGGGAGAGTTCGCTACAGGGGAAAAG CTGCTAGGTACTATTCAAGCAACACCTCAT CGCACCGTCTCCTACGACGCGGCGAACAAACCTCCGCGCCGGGGTAGCATCTATCTCAACATGCCCGAGCGAAACACAGGAGAAGGAGCTGCTGGTGCTCGAAGGAGGAGATCTAGCAGTATCCTCCAAGTTTACCACGAGCCTCCTGAGACTCTCGAGCAAATCAGTGATCAGGCTGCCCTGCCTAATCTCAACGCCAACTGGACAAATGCCAAAG GTGCCTGGACTATCCATATTGTCTTGATTCTCGCTGCCAAAATTATCTTCGACGCGATCCCTGGTGTCTCGCAGGAGACCTCATGGACCCTTACAAACATGTCCTACATGTTTGGCTCCTACATCATGTTCCATCATGTCCGTGGTGTTCCCTTCGATTTCAACAGTGGCGCTTTCGACAACCTCAACATGTGGGAGCAGATTGATAACGGGGCACAATACACACCAACCAAGAAGTTCCTTCTCAGTGTCCCAATCGCCCTTTTCCTTGTCAGCACTCACTACACACATTACGACTTGACATACTTTACCATTAACTTGCTGGCTGTCTTGGGAGTCGTCATCCCTAAGCTACCTTTT AGCCACCGAATGCGTTTCGGTCTATTCTCAGGTATCCCGGAGGAATAG